One window of the Bradyrhizobium sp. NP1 genome contains the following:
- a CDS encoding TRAP transporter large permease: MTVFGIGISYGLATLFAMFSGMPIAFALGAVAVVFMAIYMPAASLDTVTQNVYEEMASITLLSIPLFILKGAAIGKSRAGQDLYSALHVWLHRVPGGLGVANVFACALFAAMAGSSPATCSAIGSAGIPEMRKRGYSGGFAAGIIAAGGTLGILLPPSITMILFAVAAEKSLGRLFLAGIGPGLLLVTLFGAYAVVRFRQEYAAAQLAYEKGGTTSAILTQDDFTLAERFSMLPRVIPFVLLLTGVMIALYGGYATPSETAGLGGLLALALIAMIYGVWRPSDLSPILKSTIRESTMLMMIIGMSLLYSYVMSYLHISQSAAEAIVAMHLPRWELLAAILVMVVVLGFFLPPVSIILMTAPIILPPLRAAEFDIIWFGIVMTIVMEMGLIHPPVGLNIFVIRNVAPDIPLSEVIWGTLPFVLLMMAAVLVLCFVPEISTALPNLVMGPDGGR; encoded by the coding sequence ATGACGGTGTTCGGCATTGGCATCTCCTACGGCCTTGCGACGCTGTTTGCGATGTTCTCGGGTATGCCCATTGCATTTGCCCTGGGCGCCGTCGCGGTCGTGTTCATGGCCATCTACATGCCCGCAGCCTCGCTCGATACAGTGACGCAGAACGTCTACGAGGAGATGGCCTCGATCACGCTCCTGTCGATCCCGCTGTTCATCCTGAAGGGCGCGGCGATCGGCAAGTCGCGCGCGGGGCAGGACCTCTACTCGGCGCTGCATGTCTGGCTGCATCGCGTGCCCGGCGGGCTCGGGGTCGCCAACGTGTTCGCCTGCGCGCTGTTCGCCGCAATGGCCGGCTCCTCGCCCGCGACCTGCTCGGCGATCGGCTCGGCGGGCATTCCCGAAATGCGCAAGCGCGGTTATTCCGGCGGCTTCGCGGCCGGCATCATCGCCGCCGGCGGCACGCTCGGCATCCTGCTGCCGCCTTCGATCACCATGATCCTGTTCGCGGTCGCCGCCGAGAAATCGCTCGGCCGGCTGTTCCTCGCCGGCATCGGGCCGGGCCTCCTGCTCGTCACGCTGTTCGGCGCCTATGCGGTGGTCCGCTTCCGGCAGGAATATGCCGCGGCCCAACTGGCCTACGAGAAGGGCGGCACGACCTCCGCGATCCTGACGCAGGACGACTTCACGCTCGCCGAGCGCTTCAGCATGCTGCCGCGGGTCATTCCCTTCGTGCTCCTGCTCACCGGCGTGATGATCGCGCTGTACGGCGGCTACGCGACGCCGTCGGAGACCGCGGGCCTTGGCGGCCTGTTGGCGCTGGCGCTGATCGCCATGATCTACGGCGTGTGGCGGCCGAGCGACCTTTCGCCGATCCTCAAATCGACGATCCGCGAATCCACCATGCTGATGATGATCATCGGCATGTCGCTGCTCTATTCCTACGTGATGAGCTATCTGCACATCTCGCAATCGGCGGCCGAGGCCATCGTGGCGATGCACCTGCCGCGCTGGGAACTGCTGGCGGCGATCCTGGTGATGGTGGTCGTGCTCGGCTTCTTCCTGCCGCCGGTCTCGATCATCCTGATGACCGCGCCAATCATCCTGCCACCGCTGCGCGCGGCCGAATTCGACATCATCTGGTTCGGCATCGTCATGACGATCGTCATGGAGATGGGCCTGATCCACCCGCCGGTGGGCCTCAACATCTTCGTCATCCGCAACGTCGCGCCCGACATCCCCTTGAGCGAGGTGATCTGGGGCACGCTGCCGTTCGTGCTCTTGATGATGGCGGCGGTGCTTGTCTTGTGCTTCGTGCCGGAGATCTCGACCGCGCTGCCCAACCTGGTGATGGGCCCGGACGGGGGACGGTAA
- a CDS encoding hydroxymethylglutaryl-CoA lyase produces the protein MTDTVRIIEMGPRDGLQNEKTPVSVADRIKFVEALVGAGLSTIEVGAFVSPRAIPQMVGSDEVLRGVSHLRGEFHVLVPNEKGYDAARAAGAKVVSVFASASEGFSRANINCTIAESIERFRPVLLRAKADGVRVRGYVSCVLGCPYDGEVKPRAVADVAKRLWELGCYEISLGDTIGVGTPAKARAMLRTVAADVPARALAMHFHDTYGQALANLYAGMEEGIRVIDSAAGGLGGCPYAPGATGNVATEDVVYMLEGMGIKTGVDMDRLLEATDTMSKLIGRPPLSRVASALNAKKRAASKE, from the coding sequence ATGACGGATACCGTTCGCATCATCGAAATGGGGCCGCGCGACGGCCTGCAAAACGAGAAGACGCCGGTCAGCGTCGCCGACCGCATCAAATTCGTCGAGGCGCTGGTTGGCGCGGGGCTTTCCACGATCGAGGTCGGCGCCTTCGTCTCGCCCAGGGCGATCCCGCAGATGGTGGGTTCGGACGAGGTGCTGCGCGGCGTCAGCCATCTTCGCGGCGAATTCCACGTGCTGGTGCCGAACGAGAAGGGCTATGACGCGGCGCGCGCCGCCGGCGCCAAGGTAGTTTCGGTGTTCGCCTCGGCCTCGGAAGGCTTTTCGCGCGCCAATATCAACTGCACCATTGCAGAGTCGATCGAGCGGTTCAGACCGGTTCTGTTGCGTGCCAAGGCCGACGGCGTGAGGGTGCGCGGCTACGTCTCCTGCGTGCTCGGCTGTCCCTATGACGGCGAGGTGAAGCCACGTGCGGTCGCAGATGTCGCAAAGCGGCTGTGGGAGCTCGGCTGTTACGAGATCTCGCTTGGCGATACCATCGGCGTCGGCACGCCGGCCAAGGCGCGGGCGATGTTGCGAACAGTCGCGGCGGATGTACCTGCGCGCGCGCTTGCGATGCATTTCCACGACACTTACGGCCAGGCGCTTGCCAATCTCTATGCCGGCATGGAGGAGGGGATCCGCGTGATCGATTCCGCGGCCGGCGGGCTCGGGGGCTGCCCCTATGCGCCGGGCGCCACCGGCAACGTCGCGACCGAGGATGTCGTCTACATGCTCGAGGGCATGGGGATTAAAACCGGCGTCGACATGGACAGGCTGCTGGAGGCGACCGACACGATGAGCAAGCTGATCGGCCGCCCGCCGCTCAGCCGTGTTGCCTCGGCGCTGAATGCCAAGAAGCGAGCTGCGAGTAAGGAGTAG
- a CDS encoding acetyl-CoA carboxylase biotin carboxylase subunit, giving the protein MASSQLYRRFRTLLIANRGEIACRVISTAKAMGLRTVAVYSEADRDAMHVAAADDAVLLGPARARDSYLDIARVIEAARKTGAEAVHPGYGFLSENAEFAQACADAGLVFVGPTPAMMNAMGSKSGSKALMEKAGVPLVPGYHGEAQDEATLQNAADRIGYPVLVKASAGGGGRGMRVVRAAAELAAAIVSAKREAKAAFGDDRMLIEKYVDTPRHIEVQVIGDSHGNLLSLFERECTLQRRHQKVIEEAPSPTLDEKQREAVCAAARKAAGAVNYVGAGTIEFVSDGKDVFFIEMNTRLQVEHPVTELITGVDLVEWQLRVAFGEQLPLTQDQLRLNGHAIEARVYAENPAKNFMPSVGRITTWHTPEPVNGLRIDAGYRAGDQVSPYYDAMLAKVITWAPTRQAAIEKLNRALEDTDIRGVVTNIPFLSALVTHPDVAANAIDTGFIERELGRLTPAAADVGDLELCGAVAAILEAEEKATRADAQSPWRAFGWMPVGRRQRTFSFRQGQGAERKLVLRYGNGPAAVLIDGRELAFGLAAAEDGAIDLTLDGVKSKVFAVVDGHELYLRTRNGRFDLHWVDPFGGETEEHVGEDKIVAPLPGTVVALMAEEGATLEKGAPILTLEVMKMEQTLRAPYAGVLKKLKCKVGDIVGEGVELAEVEPIES; this is encoded by the coding sequence ATGGCGTCTTCCCAACTCTATCGGCGGTTTCGCACGCTCCTGATCGCCAACCGCGGCGAGATCGCCTGTCGCGTCATCAGCACCGCCAAGGCCATGGGCCTGCGCACGGTCGCGGTCTATTCCGAGGCCGATCGCGACGCCATGCATGTCGCAGCCGCCGACGATGCCGTGCTGTTGGGGCCGGCGCGGGCGCGCGACAGCTATCTCGATATCGCCCGCGTCATCGAGGCGGCGAGGAAGACCGGGGCGGAGGCCGTGCATCCCGGCTACGGCTTCCTGTCGGAGAACGCCGAGTTTGCGCAAGCCTGCGCCGATGCCGGTCTCGTCTTCGTCGGGCCCACGCCCGCGATGATGAACGCGATGGGTTCGAAGTCCGGCTCGAAAGCGCTGATGGAAAAAGCCGGCGTGCCGCTGGTACCAGGCTATCACGGCGAGGCGCAGGACGAGGCGACCTTGCAGAATGCCGCCGACAGGATCGGCTATCCGGTGCTGGTAAAGGCTTCCGCCGGTGGCGGCGGGCGCGGCATGCGGGTGGTGCGTGCGGCGGCCGAGCTTGCGGCCGCGATCGTCAGCGCCAAGCGCGAGGCCAAGGCTGCGTTCGGCGACGACCGCATGCTGATCGAGAAATATGTCGACACCCCCCGGCACATCGAGGTGCAGGTGATCGGCGACAGCCACGGCAATCTGCTGTCGCTGTTCGAGCGCGAATGCACGCTGCAACGTCGCCACCAGAAGGTGATCGAGGAGGCGCCGTCGCCCACCCTCGACGAGAAGCAGCGCGAGGCGGTCTGCGCCGCTGCACGGAAAGCGGCTGGTGCCGTCAATTATGTCGGCGCCGGGACCATCGAGTTCGTCTCCGACGGCAAGGACGTGTTCTTCATCGAGATGAACACGCGCCTGCAGGTCGAGCATCCCGTGACCGAACTGATCACCGGCGTCGATCTCGTGGAATGGCAGTTGCGGGTCGCCTTCGGCGAGCAGCTGCCGCTGACGCAGGATCAGCTCAGGCTGAACGGCCATGCCATCGAGGCCCGCGTCTACGCGGAAAATCCGGCCAAGAATTTCATGCCGTCGGTCGGGCGCATCACGACCTGGCACACGCCGGAGCCGGTGAACGGCTTGCGCATCGACGCTGGCTACCGCGCGGGCGATCAGGTCTCGCCCTATTACGACGCCATGCTCGCCAAGGTCATCACCTGGGCGCCGACGCGGCAGGCGGCGATCGAGAAGCTCAATCGCGCGCTTGAGGACACCGACATCCGCGGTGTCGTCACCAATATTCCCTTCCTGTCGGCGCTGGTCACCCACCCCGACGTCGCCGCGAATGCGATCGACACCGGCTTCATCGAGCGTGAACTCGGCAGGCTGACGCCTGCGGCCGCCGACGTTGGCGACCTCGAGCTTTGCGGGGCGGTGGCTGCCATCCTCGAAGCGGAAGAAAAAGCGACCCGGGCGGATGCGCAATCGCCTTGGCGTGCATTCGGCTGGATGCCGGTTGGGCGGCGGCAGCGCACGTTTTCATTCCGGCAGGGCCAGGGCGCCGAGCGCAAGCTCGTGCTTCGCTATGGAAACGGGCCAGCGGCGGTTCTGATCGACGGGCGTGAGCTGGCCTTCGGTCTTGCGGCGGCTGAGGACGGCGCGATCGATCTGACGCTTGACGGCGTCAAATCGAAGGTCTTCGCCGTCGTCGATGGCCATGAGCTTTATTTGCGCACCCGCAATGGCCGCTTCGACCTGCACTGGGTCGATCCGTTCGGCGGCGAGACCGAGGAGCATGTCGGCGAGGACAAGATCGTGGCGCCGCTTCCCGGTACCGTCGTGGCGCTGATGGCGGAGGAGGGCGCTACCCTCGAGAAGGGCGCGCCGATCCTGACCCTCGAGGTCATGAAGATGGAGCAGACCCTGCGCGCGCCTTACGCGGGCGTGCTCAAGAAGCTCAAATGCAAGGTCGGCGACATCGTCGGCGAGGGCGTCGAGCTCGCCGAGGTCGAGCCCATTGAGTCCTGA
- a CDS encoding carboxyl transferase domain-containing protein gives MLLHSTIDPKSSEFAHNAEAMRSLVAELRDKLSQVAEGGGEASRARHTARGKMLARERVDLLVDPGTAFLELSPLAAHDLYGGDVHSASIVTGIGRISGRECVIVANDATIKGGTYYPMTVKKHLRAQDVARQNNLPCVYMVDSGGAFLPLQDEIFPDERHFGRIFYNQAQLSAQGIPQIAIVMGSCTAGGAYVPAMSDESIIVRNQGTIFLGGPPLVKAATGEVVSAEELGGADVHSRQSGVTDHYAQNDAHAIGIARRIVATLKQPKPAALNMREPREPSFAADEIYGVVSADGRKPFDVHDIIARIVDGSEFDEFKKLYGTTLVCGFAHIWGYPVGIIANNGILFSESSLKGAHFIELCCQRQIPLVFLQNITGFMVGRKYEAGGIARDGAKLVTAVATAGVPKFTVVIGGSYGAGNYGMCGRAYSPRFLWMWPNARISVMGGEQASMVLSQVRRDNIEAKGESWSAEEEDKFRAPIRAQYESQGNPYYATARLWDDGVIDPADTRLVLGLGLSAAANAPIEPTKFGLFRM, from the coding sequence ATGCTGCTTCATTCGACGATCGATCCGAAATCCTCCGAATTCGCGCACAATGCCGAGGCGATGCGCAGCCTGGTCGCGGAGCTCCGCGACAAGCTGAGCCAGGTCGCCGAGGGCGGCGGCGAGGCGTCGCGGGCGCGGCACACCGCACGCGGCAAGATGCTGGCGCGCGAGCGCGTCGATCTCCTGGTCGATCCCGGCACCGCCTTCCTCGAATTGTCGCCGCTTGCGGCCCATGATCTCTACGGTGGCGACGTGCATTCGGCGAGCATCGTCACGGGTATTGGGCGGATATCGGGCCGCGAATGCGTCATCGTCGCCAATGACGCCACCATCAAGGGCGGCACCTACTATCCGATGACGGTGAAGAAGCACCTGCGCGCGCAGGACGTGGCGCGGCAGAACAACCTGCCTTGCGTCTATATGGTTGATTCCGGCGGCGCCTTCCTGCCGCTGCAGGACGAGATCTTTCCGGACGAGCGGCATTTCGGCCGCATCTTCTACAACCAGGCGCAGCTGTCGGCGCAGGGCATTCCGCAGATCGCGATCGTGATGGGTTCCTGCACGGCGGGCGGCGCCTATGTGCCGGCGATGTCCGACGAGAGCATCATCGTGCGGAATCAAGGCACGATCTTCCTCGGCGGCCCGCCGCTGGTGAAGGCCGCGACCGGCGAGGTGGTGTCGGCCGAAGAGCTCGGCGGCGCCGACGTGCATTCGCGCCAGTCCGGGGTCACCGACCACTACGCGCAGAACGATGCGCATGCGATCGGGATCGCGCGCCGTATCGTTGCGACCCTGAAACAGCCGAAGCCGGCGGCGCTCAACATGCGCGAGCCGCGCGAGCCGTCGTTTGCGGCCGACGAGATCTACGGCGTCGTGTCCGCCGATGGGCGCAAGCCTTTCGACGTCCACGACATCATCGCGCGCATCGTCGACGGGTCCGAATTCGACGAGTTCAAGAAGCTCTATGGCACGACGCTGGTCTGCGGCTTCGCCCATATCTGGGGCTATCCGGTCGGCATCATCGCCAACAACGGCATCCTGTTTTCCGAAAGCTCGCTCAAGGGGGCGCATTTCATCGAATTGTGCTGCCAGCGCCAGATTCCGCTGGTGTTCTTGCAGAACATCACCGGCTTCATGGTCGGCCGGAAATACGAGGCGGGCGGCATTGCGCGGGACGGCGCCAAGCTGGTGACGGCGGTCGCGACCGCCGGCGTGCCGAAATTCACCGTCGTGATCGGCGGCTCCTACGGCGCCGGCAATTACGGCATGTGCGGCCGCGCCTACAGCCCGCGTTTCCTCTGGATGTGGCCGAATGCGCGCATCTCCGTGATGGGCGGCGAGCAGGCGTCCATGGTGCTGAGTCAGGTCCGCCGCGACAACATCGAGGCCAAGGGCGAGAGTTGGTCGGCTGAGGAGGAAGACAAGTTCCGCGCGCCGATCCGCGCGCAATACGAAAGCCAGGGCAATCCGTATTACGCCACGGCGCGGCTGTGGGATGACGGCGTGATCGATCCGGCCGACACCCGCCTCGTGCTTGGCCTTGGCCTGTCGGCTGCGGCGAACGCGCCGATCGAGCCCACCAAGTTTGGCCTGTTCAGGATGTGA
- a CDS encoding TetR/AcrR family transcriptional regulator: MARTIGSYGPKTLEAIRKAGIRLIFAHGYEAMSLRQLAAEVGIQAGSLYNHISTKQELLFDLVQDHMNELLRQLDRALQGKQRPDDKLRAFVAFHVTYHMTKKREVFIANSELRSLEPRNYEAIVALRGAYEGRLSDILADGVAAGVFDVIDIKVATFAIIALLTGICSWYRPGGRLTREAIIATHEQLVLSGVAAPSAAPRVRARRKPARSAVAG, from the coding sequence ATGGCGCGCACGATCGGCTCCTACGGCCCCAAGACGCTCGAGGCGATCCGCAAGGCCGGCATCCGTCTCATCTTCGCGCACGGCTACGAGGCGATGAGCCTGCGTCAGCTCGCCGCCGAGGTCGGCATCCAGGCCGGTTCGCTCTACAACCACATCAGCACCAAGCAGGAGCTGCTGTTCGACCTCGTGCAGGATCACATGAACGAGCTCTTGCGCCAGCTCGATCGCGCGCTGCAGGGAAAGCAGCGCCCCGACGACAAGCTGCGCGCCTTCGTCGCCTTCCACGTCACCTACCACATGACGAAAAAGCGCGAGGTCTTCATTGCCAACTCCGAGCTGCGGAGCCTGGAGCCGAGAAACTATGAGGCGATCGTGGCGCTGCGCGGCGCCTATGAGGGACGGCTTTCGGACATCCTGGCCGATGGGGTCGCGGCGGGCGTCTTCGACGTCATCGACATCAAGGTTGCGACATTCGCGATCATCGCGCTGCTCACCGGCATTTGCAGCTGGTACCGGCCCGGGGGGCGCCTCACGCGGGAGGCGATCATCGCCACTCACGAACAGCTCGTGCTATCGGGCGTCGCCGCGCCCTCGGCAGCCCCTCGGGTACGGGCCAGGCGGAAGCCGGCACGGAGCGCGGTGGCCGGCTAG
- a CDS encoding Lrp/AsnC family transcriptional regulator: MMERQPLDDVDLKILSELQRDGRLRNNELASRVGISPPPCLRRVRSLLRRGIIRAIRAVLDERQLGYEVVSFVSIQLKTQAQAAQQAFEAVIAAAPRILQCWRISGDADYLLKCVAPSVEDMHQQLRQFAAMPQVLTIRSFPVLGLAKDAQLPMPADLGPRR; the protein is encoded by the coding sequence ATGATGGAACGCCAGCCACTCGACGACGTCGATCTTAAAATCCTGTCGGAGCTGCAGAGGGACGGACGCCTTCGCAACAACGAGCTCGCAAGCCGCGTCGGCATCTCTCCCCCGCCCTGCCTGCGCCGCGTCCGATCGCTGCTGCGCCGCGGCATCATCCGGGCGATCCGGGCCGTCCTCGACGAAAGACAGCTCGGATACGAAGTGGTTTCGTTCGTATCGATCCAGCTCAAGACCCAGGCCCAGGCCGCGCAGCAGGCGTTCGAGGCGGTGATCGCGGCCGCGCCGCGGATCCTGCAGTGCTGGCGGATTTCGGGCGATGCCGACTATCTGCTCAAATGCGTCGCGCCGAGCGTGGAGGACATGCACCAGCAGCTCCGGCAGTTCGCCGCCATGCCGCAGGTACTCACCATCAGAAGCTTTCCGGTGCTGGGCTTGGCCAAGGACGCGCAGCTGCCGATGCCGGCAGATCTAGGGCCCCGACGCTAG
- a CDS encoding ETC complex I subunit: protein MTARIFKPAKNAMQSGKASTREWRLDYEPEQPRAVEPLMGWTSSGDMKQQLSLRFDTKEEAVAYCERRGIPYQVFEPKEPIRRQAAYADNFSFRRGEPWTH, encoded by the coding sequence ATGACCGCACGCATTTTTAAGCCCGCCAAAAACGCGATGCAATCGGGCAAGGCGTCAACCCGGGAATGGCGGCTCGACTACGAGCCGGAGCAGCCGCGCGCCGTCGAGCCGCTGATGGGCTGGACCTCGTCGGGCGACATGAAGCAGCAGCTCAGCCTGCGCTTCGACACCAAGGAGGAGGCGGTGGCCTATTGCGAGCGCCGCGGCATTCCCTACCAGGTCTTCGAGCCGAAGGAGCCGATCCGCCGCCAGGCCGCCTATGCCGACAATTTCTCCTTCCGGCGCGGCGAGCCCTGGACCCACTAG
- a CDS encoding OpgC domain-containing protein — translation MKINATLPEKGRDLRLDLFRGVANWAIFLDHIPDNVVNWITTRNYGFSDAADLFVFISGYTASFVYARMMLERGFIVGATRLTKRVWQLYVAHIILFVIYIAAISYLALRFGDSEIINEFNVAGLVDNATETLRQGLFLRFKPVNLDVLPLYIVLMGLFPPVLWIMLRQPNWTMLASIVLWLVARHFGWNFTAYPAGAWYFNPFCWQVLFVFGSWCALGGARRSVAIIESPITLWLCVAYLIFALIMTMAGRFPDFGAMFPHWLYSAFNPNDKTNLAPYRFVHFVVIVIMVIRFIPKDWAPLEWKICDPLIVCGQQSLAVFCVGVFLSFVGHFELMLSSGSLFAQIFVSITGIAIMTTVAYYISWSKRQDKPLPKAPAPAKAG, via the coding sequence ATGAAAATCAATGCCACGCTGCCCGAAAAAGGACGCGACCTCCGGCTGGACCTGTTTCGCGGGGTCGCCAACTGGGCGATCTTCCTGGATCACATCCCCGACAACGTGGTGAACTGGATCACCACGCGCAATTACGGCTTTTCCGACGCCGCCGACCTGTTCGTCTTCATATCCGGCTATACCGCCTCCTTCGTCTATGCGCGGATGATGCTCGAGCGCGGTTTCATCGTCGGCGCGACGCGCCTGACCAAGCGGGTCTGGCAGCTCTACGTCGCCCACATCATCCTGTTCGTGATCTATATCGCCGCCATCAGCTATCTGGCCCTGCGCTTCGGCGATTCCGAGATCATCAACGAGTTCAACGTCGCGGGCCTCGTCGACAACGCGACCGAGACGCTGCGCCAGGGCCTGTTCCTGCGCTTCAAGCCCGTCAACCTGGACGTGCTGCCGCTCTACATCGTGCTGATGGGACTGTTTCCGCCGGTGTTGTGGATCATGCTGCGCCAGCCCAACTGGACCATGCTGGCCTCGATCGTGCTGTGGCTCGTGGCGCGGCATTTCGGCTGGAATTTCACCGCCTATCCGGCCGGCGCGTGGTACTTCAACCCGTTCTGCTGGCAGGTGCTGTTCGTATTCGGCTCCTGGTGCGCACTCGGCGGCGCCCGACGATCGGTGGCGATCATCGAGTCGCCGATCACGCTGTGGCTCTGCGTCGCCTATCTGATCTTCGCGCTGATCATGACCATGGCCGGCCGCTTCCCGGACTTTGGCGCGATGTTCCCGCACTGGCTGTATTCGGCCTTCAACCCGAACGACAAGACCAATCTCGCTCCGTACCGTTTCGTCCACTTCGTGGTGATCGTGATCATGGTGATCCGCTTCATCCCGAAGGACTGGGCGCCGCTGGAGTGGAAAATTTGCGATCCCCTGATCGTCTGCGGCCAACAGTCGCTCGCGGTGTTCTGCGTCGGCGTGTTCCTGTCGTTCGTCGGCCATTTCGAGCTGATGCTGAGCTCCGGCTCGCTGTTCGCGCAGATCTTCGTCAGCATCACCGGCATCGCCATCATGACGACGGTCGCCTACTACATCTCCTGGTCGAAACGGCAGGACAAGCCGCTGCCCAAGGCGCCCGCGCCGGCGAAGGCAGGCTGA
- a CDS encoding VOC family protein has translation MGHRGHFVWYELLTTDVAAASRFYGSIMRWGTRDASTPGLTYSLLTAEQVPVSGVMDLPPEGRKQGATPRWIGYVAVEDVDTCVAQVKRLGGVVFVPPNDSNIGRISVLADPQAATLAVVSGLRYGETRLAQLSQSGRVGWHELLAVDAAESLVFYRELFGWEAAAARTGPVESYRMFAVGGQPLGGMFNKLPSVPAPFWLYYFNVGDLDEAMARVRSGGGEVFQGPIELPDGGWMARCIDPQQAMFALQGPRREANIRRTPAPDTAALRWSTRWGDIASQGRLVAAPKPKSGAASKAAAGKGAGPPKPSGR, from the coding sequence ATGGGTCATCGTGGGCACTTCGTCTGGTATGAGCTTCTGACGACGGACGTCGCAGCCGCCAGCCGCTTTTACGGAAGCATCATGCGCTGGGGCACGCGGGACGCATCCACGCCGGGCTTGACCTATAGTCTGCTCACGGCGGAGCAGGTTCCCGTGAGTGGGGTGATGGATCTGCCGCCCGAGGGACGCAAGCAAGGGGCGACGCCGCGCTGGATCGGCTATGTCGCGGTCGAAGACGTCGACACCTGCGTCGCGCAAGTCAAGCGCCTTGGTGGCGTCGTTTTCGTGCCGCCGAATGACAGCAATATCGGCCGCATTTCTGTTCTCGCAGATCCGCAAGCGGCGACCCTCGCGGTCGTCAGCGGGTTGCGCTACGGCGAAACGCGCCTTGCGCAATTGAGCCAATCTGGACGCGTCGGCTGGCACGAGTTGCTGGCGGTCGATGCCGCTGAGTCGCTCGTGTTCTATCGGGAACTGTTCGGTTGGGAGGCTGCTGCGGCAAGGACCGGCCCGGTTGAATCCTATCGGATGTTCGCCGTTGGCGGGCAGCCTCTCGGCGGCATGTTCAACAAGCTTCCCAGCGTGCCGGCGCCGTTCTGGCTTTACTATTTCAACGTCGGCGACCTCGACGAGGCCATGGCGCGGGTGCGGTCGGGAGGCGGCGAGGTGTTCCAGGGCCCGATCGAACTGCCCGACGGCGGCTGGATGGCGCGATGCATCGATCCGCAGCAAGCGATGTTTGCGCTGCAAGGGCCGCGACGCGAAGCCAATATCCGGCGAACGCCCGCTCCCGATACTGCCGCTCTGCGCTGGTCGACACGCTGGGGTGATATCGCTTCGCAGGGCCGGCTGGTGGCGGCGCCGAAGCCCAAATCCGGGGCGGCGTCAAAGGCCGCGGCCGGCAAGGGCGCCGGGCCGCCGAAGCCGTCAGGCCGCTGA